The Plasmodium berghei ANKA genome assembly, chromosome: 12 genome contains a region encoding:
- a CDS encoding cysteine--tRNA ligase, putative — MKLFKFLCLTLFSTLYRKTLFCSSININSYYNRKNKTTKNISLKNQFNKKGKFSQKGMLFIPKYLHCKNNFIKNKYIIIKKVFHSSMEANSNLPKWTMPSKENKTITNLMVNNSLTHSKVEFVPQEGNTIKWYACGPTVYDAAHLGHARTYVSFDIIRRILTNYFKYDVFMVINITDIDDKIIKRSEEEKVNFTELARKWEYEFWEDMKSLNVLLPSSITRVSEYVNEIIKFIEKIIENKYAYVSSEGSVYFDIDAFKKNPNHFYARMEPMSVKDETKILEGEGDLGVISKNKKNSYDFALWKSSKPNEPSWDSPWGKGRPGWHIECSTMASNILGKVLDIHSGGVDLRFPHHDNELAQSEAFFDHSQWVNYFLHSGHLHIEGLKMSKSLKNFITIKNMLKKYTSNQIRILFLLNKWDSFMNYSPNGEGMTQCIEIDKFFTNFFALINMKIKNFDLNNCDLYWNDTDNKLNNIFRQTKTNIHNFFLDNFNTPEALVSIQKLITEINIYLQNGKIQIGLLLELKQYINFIMTTFGLFYDEPQKTKSNNFDNLLHVLGSYRSNIRTILQKNAKLIRKVSKEIKTDASDTASLDNDKKFNEFIKDIKTNNENLLKECDILRDQHLLNMGILIDDRPNNEFVVKVLDANQLQQEKEKRECDLNKKKDTDQKK, encoded by the exons atgaaattgtttaaatttttatgtttgaCACTTTTTTCGACCTTATATAGAAAAACGTTATTTTGTTCTtccataaatattaatagtTACTATAAtaggaaaaataaaacaacaAAAAACATATCCCTTAAAAATCagtttaataaaaaagggaaatTTTCACAAAAGGGAATGTTATTTATTCCAAAATACCTGCATTGCaagaataattttattaaaa acaaatacataataattaaaaaggTATTTCATTCAAGCATGGAGGCTAACAGCAATTTACCAAAATGGACTATGCCATCcaaggaaaataaaacaattacCAATTTGATGGTGAATAATTCATTGACTCATAGCAAAGTCGAATTTGTTCCACAA GAAGGAAACACCATAAAATGGTATGCATGTGGGCCAACAGTTTATGATGCAGCTCATCTTGGACATGCAAGAACGTATGTAAGTTTTGATATAATTAGAAGAATATTGACAAACTATTTTAAGTATGATGTATTTATGgtcataaatataacagATATTGATGAtaagataataaaaaggagTGAAGAAGAAAAAGTAAATTTTACTGAATTAGCTAGAAAATGGGAATATGAATTTTGGGAAGATATGAAAAGTTTGAATGTTCTATTACCATCATCAATAACTAGAGTTAGTGAATAtgtaaatgaaataataaaatttatagaaaaaataattgaaaataaatatgcatatgtaaGTAGTGAAGGTAGtgtatattttgatatagatgcatttaaaaaaaacccTAATCATTTTTATGCACGTATGGAACCAATGTCTGTTAAAGATGAAACAAAAATACTAGAAGGAGAAGGAGATTTGGGAGTTAtctcaaaaaataaaaaaaattcttaCGATTTTGCTTTATGGAAATCATCAAAACCTAACGAACCATCTTGGGATTCACCATGGGGTAAAGGCAGACCAGGTTGGCATATTGAATGTTCAACAATGGCTAGTAATATATTAGGAAAGGTATTAGATATTCATAGTGGTGGTGTAGATTTAAGATTTCCACATCACGATAATGAATTAGCACAAAGTGAAGCTTTCTTTGATCATAGTCAATGGGTAAATTACTTTTTACATTCTGGTCATTTGCACATTGAAGGATTGAAAATGTCCAAATCtttgaaaaattttataacaataaaaaacatgttaaaaaaatatacatctAACCAAATACGTATATTGTTTCTTCTTAATAAATGGGATAGTTTTATGAATTATAGCCCAAATGGAGAAGGAATGACGCAATGCATAGAAAttgataaattttttacaaatttttttgcactaattaatatgaaaataaaaaattttgatcTAAATAATTGTGATCTTTATTGGAATGATACagataataaattaaataacatatttaGACAAACTAAAActaatattcataatttttttctcgATAATTTTAACACCCCAGAAGCTTTAGTATCAattcaaaaattaattacagaaatcaatatttatttacaaaatggaaaaatacaaataggATTATTATTAGAGTTGAagcaatatataaattttattatgacTACATTtggtttattttatgatgAACCACAAAAAACtaaatcaaataatttcGATAACCTTTTACATGTTCTTGGTTCGTACCGAAGTAATATAAGAACAATTTTACAGAAAAATGCAAAATTAATTAGGAAGGTATCCAAGGAAATTAAAACTGATGCTTCAGATACAGCTTCCCTTGacaatgataaaaaatttaacgaatttataaaagatattaaaacaaataatgaaaacTTATTAAAAGAATGTGATATATTGAGAGATCAGCACCTTCTTAATATGGGCATATTAATTGATGATCGTCCAAATAATGAGTTTGTCGTAAAAGTATTAGATGCGAATCAGTTACAACaggaaaaagaaaagagaGAATGTGATTTAAACAAGAAAAAAGATACAGAtcaaaagaaataa
- a CDS encoding methionine aminopeptidase 1b, putative, with protein sequence MSDNTKQSNSSSNQNDNNISKGYDAKKEKVLENKKCSNNSDFSKCDNTYKDSISLKREDKSIEMEKPRDNNLVCKGCGENLTKKLSCPVCLKNKINSYFCNQECFKRSWKEHSKMHKSENENNEKNANKESKQIEKNNCTEITIKELFPQNYDPSNRKYWIYDNHLSNFINYDFTGNLRPWPISKMNYVPDHIEKPDYAITSIPASELKYKRKSDIYVNNSDEIERIKEACILGRKTLDYAHSLVCPGITTDEIDKKVHDFIIKNNAYPSPLNYYEFPKSCCTSVNEIVCHGIPDYRPLKNGDIINIDISVYYKGVHADLNETYFVGGNISNEAKQLVETCYFSLMEAIQKCKPGMLYKNLGNIIDAYVSKKNFSVIRTYSGHGVGKLFHSNPTIPHFRKNKAVGIMKPGHVFTIEPMINQGHYADVLWPDKWTCATADGKLSAQFEHTLLVTQTGVEILTKRFPDSPSLGFDTKDELYIM encoded by the coding sequence ATGTCTGACAACACAAAGCAGAGCAATAGTAGTAGCAATCAGAACGACAACAATATTAGCAAAGGATATGATGCAAAAAAGGAGAAAGtattagaaaataaaaaatgtagcAACAATAGCgatttttcaaaatgtGACAATACTTATAAAGATTCTATATCACTTAAAAGAGAAGATAAAAGTATAGAAATGGAAAAACCACGCGATAATAATTTAGTATGTAAAGGATGTGGCGAAAATCTAACGAAAAAATTGAGTTGCCCTGTATGTTTaaagaacaaaataaatagctATTTTTGTAATCAAGAGTGTTTTAAACGCTCTTGGAAAGAACATTCTAAAATGCATAAAAGTGAAAATGAGAATAATGAAAAGAATGCAAATAAGGAATCAAAacaaattgaaaaaaacaattgtacagaaataacaataaaagaattattTCCACAAAATTATGACCCTAgtaatagaaaatattgGATTTATGATAATCATTTAagcaattttataaattatgattTTACTGGAAACCTAAGACCATGGCCTATAtcaaaaatgaattatgtACCTGACCATATTGAAAAGCCAGATTATGCCATTACTTCAATACCTGCATCAGaattgaaatataaaagaaaaagtgatatatatgtaaataatagTGACGAAATTGAAAGAATAAAAGAAGCATGTATATTAGGTAGGAAAACTTTAGACTATGCGCATTCATTAGTTTGTCCAGGAATAACAACTGAtgaaattgataaaaaagttcatgattttataattaaaaataatgcataTCCATCTccattaaattattatgaatttCCAAAATCATGTTGTACATCTGTAAACGAAATAGTATGTCATGGTATACCAGATTATAGAccattaaaaaatggagatattataaatatagatataagTGTATATTACAAAGGTGTACATGCAGATTTAAATGAAACTTATTTTGTTGGAGGAAACATATCAAATGAAGCTAAACAACTTGTAGAAACttgttatttttcattaatggAAGCAATTCAAAAATGTAAACCTGGtatgttatataaaaatctTGGAAATATTATAGATGCTTATGTatcgaaaaaaaactttTCAGTCATTCGTACTTATTCAGGGCATGGGGTaggaaaattatttcattcAAATCCAACTATACCtcattttagaaaaaataaagctGTAGGAATAATGAAACCAGGTCATGTATTTACAATTGAACCTATGATTAATCAAGGCCATTATGCAGATGTGTTATGGCCAGATAAATGGACATGTGCAACTGCTGATGGAAAATTATCAGCACAATTTGAACACACTTTGTTAGTTACTCAAACTGGAGTTGAAATATTGACAAAAAGATTCCCTGATTCCCCAAGCCTTGGATTTGATACAAAGGATGAGCTATACATTATGtga
- a CDS encoding nucleotidyltransferase, putative, whose translation MNVSFLSMISKIIKKNKKIYNLSYCSNINSLPQFTFPVVVNLNFVYQFSTIKNQYIYNDGTYEVNKKIQLTNFKVAKELSDNIINSDESDDEIYILERNNGKKEYYREIEDKNDYSRKINQEKERDSDTNICLHKNNNDKNRTPNFRPNILYRVSNNEYSKMKQVLNQCITQHEQLYYNRDNNKINTLNEELSKLEIELRPSSNDINNIKQFLKILQNEIDKQYKNCHVTPFGSVINGFWMKNSDIDICIQIPILLNRKDQISFLKKICLILNNYHNGIIEQRFSAKVPIIHFYCDDHKNTFQLSCDISVNNILAVINSKLIQKYVSIDKRLQLMGIALKYWSKKRNINDRSKGFLSSFSLILMVIHFLQYVMEPKILTSLQDISIRRNEKSFYVMGVDCKYCQDDVIIREELKRMNIQNGISSDNKNYDHASQVDISTLMLEFFKFYGYKYKSGIIAIRDINNYYENFASLKSYESYYLFVDNPFEIGKNVANILPQNYKTIIYEMKRAYKILKNNGTWEDVCRSTDNLIYS comes from the coding sequence atgaaCGTTAGCTTTTTGTCAATgatttcaaaaataataaaaaaaaataaaaaaatatataatttaagtTATTGTTCAAATATAAACAGTTTGCCGCAATTCACATTCCCAGTTGTAGTGAATTTGAACTTTGTATATCAGTTTAGtactataaaaaatcagtatatatacaatgaTGGAACATATgaagtaaataaaaaaatacaattaaCAAACTTTAAGGTTGCTAAGGAACTTTCTGATAACATTATTAATAGTGATGAATCAGatgatgaaatatatattctagAACGAAATAATGGCAAGAAAGAGTATTATAGAGAAATtgaagataaaaatgattattctagaaaaataaatcaagaAAAAGAAAGGGATAGtgatacaaatatatgtttacataaaaataataatgataaaaataggACCCCCAATTTTAGGCCCAATATACTTTACAGAGtttcaaataatgaatattcCAAAATGAAACAAGTTTTAAACCAATGCATAACACAACATGaacaattatattataatagagataataataaaataaacactTTAAATGAAGAATTAAGCAAATTAGAAATAGAACTAAGGCCATCCTCAAATGAtattaacaatataaaacagtttttaaaaattttgcaAAACGAAATTgataaacaatataaaaattgtcaTGTTACTCCATTTGGTTCTGTTATAAATGGTTTTTGGATGAAAAATAGTGACATAGatatatgcatacaaaTTCCAATTCTGCTTAATAGAAAAGATCAGATaagttttttaaaaaaaatatgtttaatattaaataattatcataACGGAATAATTGAACAAAGATTTTCAGCAAAAGTTCcaataatacatttttattgtgatgatcataaaaatacatttcaACTATCATGTGACATTTcagtaaataatattttagcAGTAATTAATTCAAAattaattcaaaaatatgtaaGTATAGATAAAAGATTACAATTAATGGGAATAGCTTTAAAATACTGGTCaaaaaagagaaatataaatgatagGTCAAAAGGGTTTTTGTCATCcttttcattaattttaatggtaattcattttttacaatatgTTATGGAgccaaaaatattaacttCACTTCAAGATATATCAATCAgaagaaatgaaaaatctTTTTATGTTATGGGTGTTGATTGTAAGTATTGCCAAGACGATGTTATTATAAGAGAAGAACTAAAAAGAATGAATATCCAAAATGGTATAAGTAgcgataataaaaattatgaccATGCTAGCCAAGTAGACATTTCAACCTTAATGCTAGAATTTTTCAAGTTTTATGgctataaatataaaagtgGTATAATAGCTATACGCgacataaataattattatgaaaattttgCATCATTGAAAAGCTACGAATCGTATTACCTTTTCGTTGATAACCCATTCGAAATAGGAAAAAACGTTGCTAATATTTTACctcaaaattataaaacaattatatatgagaTGAAAAGagcatataaaattttaaaaaacaacGGAACATGGGAGGATGTGTGTAGATCGACAGATAACCTAATTTATTCCTAG
- a CDS encoding tubulin binding cofactor c, putative, protein MNGKLTKGDCDDLVHKKLKDIENKVSDLKNNQFNISKLHEINELFSECIKLKEKISNVYFQLLRHSSIIIYEKKIKEITKELDNLKHEMIKNESNIECQNINQNFDDDFFIPKNYCIGEDPEHNELIDMPVDLNKHNLSFQNDKNIKIIRGIGEGTYSSLLINNMNNCEIIFLDILSSVFIQNITNCTIWIPAVESSLLIYNCVDCNILVNSKQIRIHNSVNTNFYINSMSSPIIESSEKLFFFPYNLNFDELPKLLEKININRNSNKWKEVLDFSWQNTQNPSPNFNISNDTQIYEVKLKKKESVEHSQEHEINNKYIIENFPLFLKKLD, encoded by the exons atgaatggaaaattaacaaaaggCGATTGTGATGATTTagttcataaaaaattaaaag acattgaaaataaagtttcagatttgaaaaataacCAATTTAATATCAGCAAGTTACATGAAATTAATGAATTGTTTTCTGaatgtataaaattaaaagaaaaaatatcaaatgtatattttcaaCTCCTTAGGCACAGttcaattattatttatgaaaag aaaataaaagaaataacaaaagaactggataatttaaaacatgaaatgattaaaaatgaaagtaACATAGAATGCCAAAACATTaatcaaaattttgatgatgatttttttattccaaaaaattattgcaTTGGTGAAGATCCTGAACATAATGAGTTAATAGACATGCCAGTCGATTTAAATAAACACAATTTGTCTTttcaaaatgataaaaatataaa AATAATAAGAGGAATAGGCGAAGGGACATACTCAAGTTtactaataaataatatg aataaTTGTGAAATTATATTCCTTGACATATTAAGTTCTgtttttatacaaaatataacaaattgCACTATTTG gATCCCAGCAGTTGAATCAtctttattaatttataattgtGTCGACTGTAATATTTTGGTAAATTCGAAGCAG ATAAGGATACACAATTCTGTcaatacaaatttttacataaattCTATGAGCTCTCCTATAATTGAAAG CTCAGAAAaactgtttttttttccatataatttaaactTTGATGAATTACcaaaattattagaaaaaattaatataaacaGAAATTCAAACAAATGGAAAGAAGTTTTAGACTTTAGTTGGCAGAATACccaa aaTCCATCCCCAAATTTCAATATTTCAAACGATacacaaatatatgaagtaaaattaaaaaaaaaggaaagtGTTGAGCATAGTCAAGAacatgaaataaataataaatatattatagaaaattttccattatttttaaaaaaattagactaa
- a CDS encoding heat shock protein 60, putative gives MLSRLCGKTIHNGNADKCVSILNKIQKRNVAKDIRFGSDARTAMLIGCNKLADAVSVTLGPKGRNVIIEQSFGSPKITKDGVTVAKSIEFNKKLANLGAQMVKQVAANTNDKAGDGTTTATILARSIFQQGCKAVDSGMNPMDLLRGINKGVEKVLEYLNSIKKDVTTTEEIFNVASISANGDKNIGQLIADTMKKVGKEGTITVTEGKTLQHELEIVEGIKFDRGYISPYFINNSKDQKVELDKPYILIHEKKISSVKSLLPVLEHVLQNQSSLLVIAEDVDSDALATLIVNKLRLGLKICAVKAPGFGEHRKALIHDIAVMTGSKVITEEAGLKLDDPDVISYLGKAKSINVSKDNTLIMEGEGKKEEISERCESIRNAIKNNTSDYEKEKLQERLAKITGGVALIKVGGISEVEVNEIKDRIQDALCATKAAVEEGIVPGGGSALLFASKELDSVQTDNYDQRVGVNIIKDACKAPIKQIAENAGHEGSVVAGNILKEKNSNMGFNAQEGKYVNMIESGIIDPTKVVKTAISDAASIASLLTTTEVAIVDSKDGKTEEMSSHMNSVNPMGDMGGMY, from the exons atgcTATCTAGATTGTGTGGGAAAACAATACACAATGGAAATGCAGATAAATGTGTTtcaatattaaataaaattcaaaaaagaAATGTAGCCAAAGATATTCGATTTGGAAGTGATGCTAGAACAGCTATGCTAATAG GGTGTAACAAGTTAGCAGATGCAGTTAGTGTAACATTAGGACCCAAAGGAAGAAATGTAATAATAGAGCAATCATTTGGATCGCCCAAAATAACAAAAGATGGTGTAACAGTTGCTAAAAGTAttgaatttaataaaaaattagcaAATCTCGGAGCACAGATGGTTAAGCAAGTTGCAGCAAATACAAATGATAAAGCAGGTGATGGAACAACAACAGCTACAATTTTAGCTCGTTCTATTTTTCAACAAGGATGTAAAGCAGTAGATTCTGGAATGAACCCAATGGATCTATTAAGAGGAATAAATAAAGGAGTTGAAAAAGTTttagaatatttaaattcaataaaaaaagatgtAACAACCACtgaagaaatatttaatgtAGCAAGTATATCAGCTAATGGCGACAAAAACATAGGTCAATTAATTGCTGATACTATGAAAAAAGTTGGAAAAGAAGGAACTATAACTGTAACAGAAGGAAAAACATTACAACATGAATTAGAAATTGTAGAAGGTATAAAATTTGACAGAGGTTATATATCtccttattttattaataatagtaaagATCAAAAAGTAGAATTAGATAAGCCATATATACTTATACatgaaaagaaaatatcAAGTGTGAAATCTTTGTTGCCAGTTTTAGAGCATGTATTACAAAATCAATCATCCCTTCTAGTTATTGCAGAAGATGTTGATAGTGACGCTTTAGCTACATTAatagtaaataaattaagattaggattaaaaatatgtgcaGTTAAGGCTCCAGGATTTGGTGAGCATAGAAAAGCGCTTATACATGATATAGCCGTTATGACAGGTTCTAAAGTTATTACTGAAGAAGCAGGATTAAAATTAGATGATCCAGATGTAATTTCATATTTAGGAAAAGCTAAATCTATAAATGTATCTAAAGATAATACATTAATTATGGAAGGTGaaggaaaaaaagaagaaattaGTGAAAGATGCGAAAGTATTAGGAAtgctataaaaaataacacatcagattatgaaaaagaaaaattacaaGAACGACTAGCCAAAATTACTGGTGGAGTTGCCTTAATAAAAGTAGGTGGTATAAGTGAAGTTGAAGTTAATGAAATTAAAGATAGAATACAAGATGCATTATGTGCTACTAAAGCAGCTGTTGAAGAAGGTATAGTACCAGGTGGAGGTAGTGCACTATTATTTGCTTCAAAAGAATTAGATTCAGTGCAAACTGATAATTATGACCAAAGAGTCGGagttaatataattaaagaTGCTTGTAAAGCACCAATCAAACAAATTGCAGAAAATGCAGGACATGAAGGATCTGTTGTTGCAGGAAATATtcttaaagaaaaaaattcaaatatgGGATTTAATGCTCAAGAAGgtaaatatgtaaatatgaTCGAATCAGGAATTATCGATCCCACCAAAGTTGTTAAAACCGCCATTTCAGATGCAGCCTCAATAGCATCTTTATTAACAACAACTGAAGTTGCAATTGTAGATTCAAAAGATGGAAAAACTGAAGAAATGTCATCCCACATGAACTCGGTTAATCCAATGGGTGACATGGGGGGAATGTATTAA
- a CDS encoding FAD synthetase, putative, with product MEGWKDYSKSLGLYEKIEKLHKEHINEIKFYEGYINNENKLGNNKKNRDIIKPSMYNYDVMNYYKDELILKKKILELSEDIITAINNIYDMFRLCKENVFLSFNGGKDAVVILHLFRCAYAKYLYDIKSKIIKPKLIYFKDDTNEFPEIYQFVNECVYIYDFDLNIINGKWETSITHFIEFIQKKYRDTCIDKLNINQTDSSLLSTSIAFINGTRYNDTYSEKLHILNVSSKGFPPYLYLNPIFYWTYGAVWTFILYFKLDYCILYDHGYSSIGSMNDTIKNEFLKCNDCYLPAYFLKNWEYERYNRLFHKKK from the coding sequence ATGGAAGGGTGGAAAGATTATTCAAAATCATTAGGGTtgtatgaaaaaattgaaaaattacataaagagcatataaatgaaataaaattttatgagGGATACATAaacaatgaaaataaattaggaaataataaaaaaaatcgtGATATTATAAAACCGAGTATGTATAACTATGATGtaatgaattattataaagacgaattaatattaaaaaaaaaaattttagaaTTATCTGAAGATATCATTACAgcaataaataatatttatgatatGTTTCGGCTTTGTAAagaaaatgtatttttatcatttaatgGAGGAAAAGACGCTGTTgttattttacatttatttagATGTGCATAtgcaaaatatttatatgatataaagagtaaaataataaaacccaaattaatttattttaaagatGATACTAATGAATTTCCTGAAATTTATCAGTTTGTGAATgaatgtgtatatatatatgattttgatctaaatattatcaatGGCAAATGGGAAACTAGTATAACACATTTTATAGaatttattcaaaaaaaatatagagaTACTTGTATAgacaaattaaatataaatcaaaCAGATTCTTCTTTATTATCTACTTCTATAGCATTTATTAACGGAACTAGATATAATGACACATATAGCGAAAAattgcatattttaaatgttaGTTCAAAAGGGTTTCCAccttatttatatttaaatcctatattttattggaCATATGGAGCTGTTTGGacctttattttatattttaaattagattattgtattttatatgaCCATGGTTATTCTTCTATAGGCTCTATGAATGATACTATTAAAAAcgaatttttaaaatgtaatGATTGTTATTTGCCtgcttattttttgaaaaattggGAATATGAAAGATATAATAGattatttcataaaaaaaaataa
- a CDS encoding ribonucleoside-diphosphate reductase small chain, putative gives MDKEQYHTQEVLLKAQYNDEILKENQFRWVMFPIKYKTFWNYYKEIESLFWTAEDHNFDKDKPFLNSMDKITLSKLLELLCFYSLKDLHLCDEQAIITSKLLDIIQIPEGRAFYGFQMCMENIHNEVYACIFESYSSDSKQKKEIIDKVLKYESVFKKQNWLYSEFEANIPFYNKLILLYISKVLFNGGFSILASHCKENNILSCFTGVHEKIQRDEYLQGDFSVMCCNHLNNKLKYESVLYYFKSAVELEYNFCVDMLDFNFLKITKEQVKQFLQYLADTMLLNLKYPKHFNSKYPFTWKEFSKIVVSENAKNESVKKSSDLYGEKQITFDEDF, from the exons ATGGATAAAGAGCAATATCACACTCAAGAAGTATTATTGAAAGCTCAGtataatgatgaaatatTGAAGGAAAATCAATTTAGATgg GTTATGTTCCCTATAAAGTACAAAACATTTTGG aattaTTACAAAGAAATAGAATCCCTTTTTTGGACTGCAGAAGATCATAACTTCGATAAAGACAAGCCCTTTTTGAATAGTATGGATAAAATTACATTATCCAAATTGCTAGAACTCCTTTGTTTTTATAGTTTAAA AGATTTACATTTATGCGACGAACAAGCAATCATAACGAGCAAATTGTTAGATATCATTCAAATACCAGAGGGAAGAGCATTTTATGGATTTCAAATGTGCatggaaaatatacataatgaAGTATATGCATGTATTTTTGAATCATATTCTTCAGATtctaaacaaaaaaaagaaataattgataaagtactaaaatatgaaagtgtttttaaaaaacaaaattggCTATATAGCGAATTTGAAGCTAATATtcctttttataataagcttattcttttatatatatcaaaagtACTTTTTAATGGAGGTTTTAGTATATTAGCTAGTCATtgtaaagaaaataatattttatcatgCTTTACTGGGGTACatgaaaaaattcaaaGAGATGAATATTTGCAAGGGGATTTTTCTGTTATGTGTTGTaatcatttaaataataaattaaaatatgagagtgtactttattattttaaatctGCTGTTGAGTtagaatataatttttgtgtAGACATGCTagattttaattttttaaaaataacaaaagaACAAGTAAAGCAATTTTTGCAATATTTAGCTGATACTATGTTacttaatttaaaatatccAAAACATTTTAATTCAAAATATCCATTTACTTGGAAAGAATTTTCTAAG attGTTGTCAGTGAAAATGCAAAGAACGAATCTGTTAAAAAATCTAGCGATCTTTATGgagaaaaacaaataacCTTTGATGAagatttttaa
- a CDS encoding CWC16 domain-containing protein, putative — protein sequence MAERKVLNKYIPPDFDPDKLMEKKREMKKIEKKKNKNNKYNKKKKKFLNIRMMYPFTLKCSKCKAFTYVGTKFNSRVEKLKDETYLNIPIWKFYGKCSECRNEFIFKTDPKNGDYVLIEGGIRTYDAHKEQEIADEYYRSNANGEEDKVKNIENQSYNALQELKTNEQLEELQNMNKRHIDKFSSINKALNKLYEKNEMENNKNNIFMNNLDFDDEKKFFDLLNKNRKIGNLSQNIMNIKSHNSHFIVKDDEFYENVIDIDEMSDINEIDEKSINFSKKHNSINKKEENEIKNNNSEKDKTVFKHNSIKNNKTGININNQLIFSKKPLETHYKFIIKKKENISTILNEYNSDSSDNGQNEN from the coding sequence atggcaGAAAGAAAGGTTTTgaacaaatatattccACCGGATTTTGATCCGGATAAATTGATGGAAAAAAAGAgggaaatgaaaaaaatagaaaagaagaagaataaaaataataagtataataaaaagaaaaagaaatttttaaatataagaatGATGTATCCATTTACATTAAAATGTAGCAAATGTAAAGCCTTTACTTATGTGGGtacaaaatttaattcAAGAGTTGAAAAGTTAAAAGATGAAAcgtatttaaatattccaATTTGGAAATTTTATGGAAAATGCTCAGAATGTCGaaatgaatttatttttaaaacagATCCAAAAAATGGGGATTATGTATTAATAGAAGGAGGTATAAGAACATATGATGCTCACAAAGAACAAGAAATAGCAGATGAATATTATAGATCAAATGCGAATGGTGAAGAAgataaagtaaaaaatattgaaaatcaATCATATAATGCTTTACAAGAATTAAAAACTAATGAACAATTAGAAGaattacaaaatatgaataaaagaCATATTGATAAGTTTAGtagtataaataaagcattaaataaattatatgaaaaaaatgaaatggaaaataataaaaataatatatttatgaataatCTCGATTTtgatgatgaaaaaaaattctttGACCTTCTTAACAAAAATAGGAAAATTGGAAATTTAtctcaaaatataatgaacaTAAAATCGCATAATTCTCATTTTATTGTAAAAGATGATGAATTTTATGAGAATGTGATTGATATTGATGAAATGAGcgatataaatgaaatagaTGAAAAATctataaatttttcaaaGAAACATAATTcgataaataaaaaggaagaaaatgaaataaagaataataattcagaaaaagataaaacTGTTTTCAAGCATAAtagcataaaaaataataagacaggaataaatataaacaatcaattaattttttcgaaAAAACCTTTGGAAACACATTACaagtttattattaaaaaaaaagaaaatatttcaacaattttgaatgaatataattctGATAGTTCTGATAATGgtcaaaatgaaaattaa